In a genomic window of Salminus brasiliensis chromosome 12, fSalBra1.hap2, whole genome shotgun sequence:
- the pvalb6 gene encoding parvalbumin 6, whose product MAMSSILNADDIKKALDAFKAADSFDHKKFFEMVGLKAKSADDVKKAFLVLDADNSGFIEEEELKFVLKGFAADGRDLSDKETKAFLQAADKDGDGKIGVEEFAALVHE is encoded by the exons ATGGCAATGAGCAGCATTCTGAACGCTGATGACATTAAGAAAGCCCTGGATGCATTCAAAG CCGCTGACTCATTTGACCATAAGAAGTTCTTTGAGATGGTGGGGCTGAAGGCGAAATCGGCTGATGACGTGAAGAAGGCCTTCCTCGTACTGGACGCTGACAACAGTGGCTTCATAGAGGAGGAGGAACTTAA GTTCGTGCTGAAGGGCTTTGCTGCTGATGGAAGAGACCTGTCTGACAAGGAAACCAAAGCTTTCCTGCAGGCAGCTGATAAAGATGGAGACGGCAAGATCGGAGTGGAGG agtTTGCTGCTCTGGTCCATGAATAA